The following proteins are encoded in a genomic region of Chloracidobacterium sp.:
- a CDS encoding aminotransferase class V-fold PLP-dependent enzyme, whose protein sequence is MLKLRDRILAAERTARLLEPDSVERSAARSAVVEHAEEFLDTIYDRRAFTLSPNAGSGLLDSPISESGIPIADALELIADNVESGGINPASGGHLGYIPGGGIYLSALGDYLADVFNWYAGVFYAGPGAVRMENMLVRWMCSLVGYPSGSHGNLTSSGSLANLIAIITARDAKNIRSRDVERAVIYLSEQTHHSIDKAIRVAGLGDCVIRYLPLDERFRIKAGVLTEQVKADKDQGLLPFCVVASAGTTDVGAIDPLPEIGAIAREHGLWYHIDAAYGGFFILTAEGKDRLRGIELSDSVIMDPHKGLFMPYGLGVVLVRNVDDLKRSFGYNANYMQDAVAEIDELSPADTSPELTKHFRGLRFWLPLKLHGVAPFRACLDEKLLLAKYFCEEIKKLGFETVVEPELSVVAYRWVPKEGDADEFNQALLAHVVSDGRVFISSTMLNGRFTLRFACLSFRTHLATVDTLISLLSDFVKGK, encoded by the coding sequence ATGCTGAAACTAAGAGACCGGATATTGGCGGCCGAACGAACGGCTCGGCTTCTTGAACCTGACAGCGTCGAAAGATCGGCCGCGCGTTCGGCGGTGGTAGAACACGCCGAAGAATTTCTCGATACGATCTACGACCGGAGAGCATTCACTTTATCGCCGAACGCCGGTTCGGGCTTGCTCGATTCGCCGATCTCCGAAAGCGGTATTCCTATCGCGGATGCTCTCGAACTGATCGCGGACAATGTAGAGTCGGGTGGTATCAATCCTGCGTCAGGCGGCCATCTTGGCTATATTCCCGGCGGCGGCATTTATCTCTCAGCTCTCGGCGATTATCTGGCGGACGTTTTTAATTGGTATGCAGGCGTTTTTTATGCGGGGCCCGGAGCCGTTCGCATGGAGAATATGCTTGTGCGCTGGATGTGCTCGCTTGTGGGTTACCCTTCGGGATCACACGGAAATCTCACCAGCAGCGGAAGCCTCGCGAATTTGATCGCCATCATCACCGCACGCGATGCAAAGAATATACGTTCGCGCGATGTCGAGCGTGCTGTCATCTATCTGTCGGAACAGACGCATCATTCGATCGACAAGGCGATACGCGTCGCCGGCCTCGGCGATTGTGTCATTCGCTATCTTCCGCTCGACGAAAGATTTCGAATAAAGGCCGGTGTACTTACCGAACAGGTCAAGGCGGACAAAGATCAGGGCCTTCTGCCGTTTTGCGTCGTCGCTTCCGCGGGGACTACCGATGTAGGTGCGATAGACCCGCTCCCGGAGATCGGCGCGATCGCCCGCGAACACGGCCTCTGGTATCACATCGACGCTGCATACGGCGGCTTCTTCATCTTGACGGCCGAGGGGAAGGATAGGCTTCGCGGTATCGAGTTATCCGACTCGGTGATAATGGATCCGCATAAGGGACTTTTTATGCCGTATGGTTTAGGAGTTGTGCTGGTTCGTAACGTGGACGATCTAAAGCGGTCCTTCGGCTACAATGCGAACTATATGCAGGACGCCGTGGCCGAGATCGACGAGCTTTCGCCTGCGGACACGTCACCGGAACTTACAAAGCATTTTCGGGGTTTGCGCTTCTGGCTCCCGCTGAAGCTGCACGGCGTTGCTCCGTTTCGAGCCTGTTTGGATGAGAAGCTACTGTTGGCGAAGTATTTTTGCGAAGAGATCAAAAAGCTAGGTTTTGAAACCGTGGTCGAGCCGGAGCTTTCTGTTGTTGCGTATCGTTGGGTTCCGAAGGAAGGCGATGCAGATGAGTTTAACCAAGCCCTTCTCGCGCACGTTGTTTCCGATGGACGCGTGTTCATCTCATCAACGATGCTTAACGGCCGGTTCACGCTCCGTTTCGCCTGCCTCTCATTCCGCACCCATCTCGCGACGGTAGATACACTGATCTCTCTATTGAGCGACTTCGTCAAAGGTAAATGA
- the recJ gene encoding single-stranded-DNA-specific exonuclease RecJ, with product MVSKEWIVRKHDAAKVNELAGEVGVRPLIAALLIARGYDTPSRVRKFLEPSLEDMHDPHLLKGMRDAVRRIETAILRREKILIWGDYDVDGTTGTVLLRKAIDILGGTSVYHVPDRFTEGYGLNTAALDAAKADDVSLVITVDCGTTNVSEITHARDIGLDVIVTDHHLPKAGEDLPPAVAIINPNQLGCPYPEKNLAGVGVALKLAQALLERKGFDKEVPQFLKIAAIGTVSDVMNLTGENRAIVALGLKDLAKTDNVGLKALMEVADCRSEMTSYMIGFRIGPRINAAGRMDVAKHIVELLEEQNFAKARKLAGILDSRNRERQRSQADITEQALFETESHDGKNFIVVAGEGWHKGVVGLASSRIAEKLFRPTIVFSINADGSAQGSARSIPGFHLLEALNECSDLFEKYGGHAAAAGMTAKLSDIEEIRTRLNEYAAPLVANLKPVLKIDALVQPSTLSLGLFDELSFFEPFGAGNPRPIFLTKGLTLCSEPLVMKDKHLKLRLQSREGLRFEAVWWDGVERSQGQTLSPDVGIEIAYTLEANSFQGKRRLQLVVEDLRADNFTDADDQ from the coding sequence ATGGTTTCAAAGGAATGGATAGTTCGCAAGCACGACGCCGCGAAGGTTAACGAACTTGCCGGCGAGGTTGGTGTACGTCCGCTGATCGCCGCCCTTTTGATCGCAAGAGGCTATGACACGCCATCAAGGGTCCGCAAATTCCTGGAGCCGTCTTTGGAGGATATGCACGATCCGCATCTGCTGAAAGGCATGCGCGACGCAGTGCGCCGTATCGAGACCGCGATCTTGCGACGCGAGAAGATACTAATTTGGGGTGACTATGACGTTGACGGAACGACCGGCACCGTCCTTCTCCGAAAGGCCATCGACATACTTGGGGGCACCTCCGTCTATCACGTACCGGATCGCTTTACTGAGGGTTACGGCCTCAATACGGCTGCCCTGGATGCGGCAAAAGCAGATGATGTTTCACTTGTTATAACCGTTGACTGCGGCACAACAAATGTAAGTGAGATCACGCACGCGCGTGATATCGGCCTCGACGTGATCGTAACCGATCATCATTTGCCAAAGGCCGGCGAGGACCTGCCGCCTGCGGTTGCGATCATTAATCCGAATCAGCTCGGCTGCCCATACCCCGAAAAGAACCTCGCAGGTGTCGGCGTCGCACTCAAACTAGCGCAGGCTCTTTTGGAACGGAAAGGATTTGATAAGGAGGTTCCGCAATTTCTGAAGATCGCAGCGATCGGCACCGTTTCCGACGTAATGAACCTGACGGGCGAGAACCGCGCAATAGTAGCACTCGGCTTGAAAGATCTCGCCAAGACGGACAACGTCGGCCTGAAAGCATTGATGGAAGTTGCGGATTGCCGTTCGGAGATGACCTCGTACATGATCGGCTTTCGTATCGGCCCGCGCATCAATGCCGCTGGCCGTATGGATGTAGCGAAACATATCGTCGAACTGCTCGAGGAACAGAACTTTGCCAAAGCACGGAAGCTCGCGGGAATACTCGACAGCCGGAACAGGGAACGTCAGCGAAGCCAGGCGGATATAACCGAACAGGCACTTTTTGAGACCGAGTCGCATGATGGTAAAAACTTTATCGTCGTCGCCGGCGAAGGCTGGCACAAAGGCGTCGTCGGACTTGCATCATCACGTATCGCCGAGAAACTGTTCCGCCCGACGATCGTCTTTTCAATAAACGCGGATGGATCGGCGCAAGGCAGCGCGCGCAGTATCCCGGGCTTTCACCTGCTGGAGGCTTTGAACGAATGCTCCGATCTTTTCGAGAAATACGGCGGCCACGCGGCGGCGGCAGGTATGACAGCGAAGCTTTCAGACATAGAAGAGATACGTACACGGCTTAACGAATACGCGGCACCGCTCGTTGCGAACCTAAAGCCGGTATTGAAGATCGACGCTCTTGTACAGCCTTCGACGCTGTCACTTGGCCTATTTGATGAACTGAGTTTCTTCGAGCCTTTCGGTGCGGGCAATCCTAGGCCTATCTTTTTAACAAAAGGACTTACGCTTTGTTCCGAACCTCTTGTTATGAAAGACAAGCACCTTAAACTGCGTTTGCAAAGCCGAGAAGGCCTACGGTTTGAAGCCGTTTGGTGGGATGGCGTCGAACGTTCACAGGGGCAAACCCTGAGTCCTGATGTCGGCATCGAAATAGCGTACACGCTCGAGGCGAACTCTTTTCAAGGAAAAAGGCGCCTTCAACTTGTTGTGGAAGACCTCAGAGCCGATAATTTTACCGATGCCGACGATCAATAA
- the uppP gene encoding undecaprenyl-diphosphatase UppP has protein sequence MDLIQAIIMGVVQGLTEFIPISSTAHLVFASRFTGIYAGDPEMVTATMAVIQLGTLAAVLLYFFADIWGITTAFVRDHWNFVFNKRKMRFSGTDGTRPIFLSEEAWLGWLIILGSIPIGTLGLIFKDVIEGPGTKNLWVIAIMLIVIALGLWAAEIVSVQRKDIRHLGLGDAIVQGFCQVLALMPGASRSGSTIMGGLLIGERRETAARFSFLLSIPAITASGLLELRKALKILPETSLVPLLVGTLVSAVVGYAAIWFLLNYLKKHSTQVFIIYRLLLGAIILILLYLGVISPVVN, from the coding sequence ATGGATCTGATACAGGCGATAATAATGGGCGTTGTTCAGGGACTGACGGAGTTCATTCCGATCAGTTCGACGGCGCATCTTGTCTTTGCAAGCCGCTTTACCGGCATTTACGCGGGTGATCCGGAAATGGTAACGGCAACGATGGCCGTTATCCAACTCGGTACACTTGCGGCCGTGCTGCTCTACTTTTTTGCCGATATTTGGGGCATCACGACGGCATTTGTGCGTGATCATTGGAATTTCGTATTCAATAAGCGGAAAATGCGTTTCTCGGGAACCGACGGTACACGGCCGATCTTTCTGTCAGAAGAAGCGTGGCTCGGTTGGCTCATAATTCTTGGTTCGATACCGATCGGTACGCTGGGGCTGATCTTCAAAGATGTAATAGAAGGCCCGGGCACGAAAAACCTTTGGGTGATCGCGATAATGCTCATAGTCATTGCTCTTGGGCTTTGGGCCGCTGAGATCGTATCTGTACAAAGAAAGGATATTCGCCATCTCGGGCTGGGCGACGCGATCGTGCAGGGTTTTTGTCAGGTCCTGGCGCTGATGCCCGGTGCGAGCCGCTCCGGTTCGACCATCATGGGCGGACTTCTTATCGGTGAGAGGCGCGAAACCGCAGCACGCTTCTCGTTCCTTCTGTCGATCCCGGCAATAACGGCAAGCGGCCTGTTGGAGCTTCGCAAAGCATTGAAGATCCTTCCGGAAACATCGCTTGTACCGCTTCTTGTCGGCACGCTTGTTTCAGCGGTTGTCGGATATGCAGCAATATGGTTCCTGCTTAATTATTTGAAGAAGCACTCTACACAGGTTTTTATCATTTATCGACTTTTGCTCGGCGCGATCATATTAATTCTTCTGTATCTTGGCGTGATCTCTCCCGTCGTCAACTAG
- a CDS encoding TerC family protein, producing the protein MLLFPFADYWPFYAGFLIFVLIMLALDLGVFNRKEHVVSFKEAATWSAVWVALASIFAALLFLYTNAKFGAFAAKQTTLEFLTGYILEYSLSVDNIFVFVLVFSYFAIPAVYKHRVLFYGILGALVFRAIFIALGSALMQIHWIVYLFGAFLIVTGIKMVFSGSEEIEPEKNLLIRIFKKFTPVTHSISGKDFFTRIGGKHHATPLFIALLFLEATDIIFAVDSVPAIFAVTNEPFIVFTSNIFAILGLRSMYFMLAGVIEKFWLLKYGLAVILIFVGLKMVWLDAAVGGFPIALSLGIIVFTIGCSVVLSMMIRRGPDEEIHITEQ; encoded by the coding sequence ATGCTGCTTTTTCCATTCGCCGACTATTGGCCGTTCTACGCCGGTTTTCTCATCTTCGTCCTTATAATGCTCGCTCTCGATCTGGGCGTTTTCAATCGAAAGGAACACGTTGTCTCATTCAAAGAGGCTGCAACGTGGAGTGCAGTGTGGGTTGCCCTCGCAAGTATCTTTGCTGCCCTGCTATTCCTTTATACAAATGCGAAATTCGGTGCATTCGCTGCCAAACAAACGACGCTCGAGTTCCTGACCGGCTATATCCTTGAATATTCGCTCTCGGTCGATAATATCTTCGTCTTTGTCCTCGTTTTCAGTTACTTTGCGATCCCGGCTGTTTATAAGCACCGCGTTCTGTTCTACGGCATACTCGGAGCGTTGGTGTTTCGTGCGATCTTCATCGCTCTCGGCTCGGCTTTGATGCAGATTCATTGGATCGTGTATCTGTTCGGTGCATTCCTGATCGTAACGGGCATTAAGATGGTTTTTTCCGGGTCGGAGGAGATCGAGCCTGAAAAGAACCTTCTGATAAGAATATTTAAGAAGTTCACGCCCGTTACGCACAGCATTTCGGGCAAGGATTTCTTCACGCGGATCGGCGGCAAGCATCACGCAACGCCGCTTTTTATCGCACTTTTATTTCTTGAGGCGACAGATATCATCTTTGCCGTTGACAGCGTACCGGCGATCTTTGCGGTTACTAACGAGCCGTTTATCGTCTTTACGTCAAATATCTTTGCGATCTTGGGCCTGCGGTCGATGTACTTTATGCTGGCAGGCGTTATCGAGAAGTTCTGGCTGCTCAAATACGGTCTTGCCGTCATACTGATCTTTGTCGGCCTCAAAATGGTCTGGCTCGATGCGGCGGTCGGAGGCTTCCCTATCGCGTTATCGTTGGGGATCATTGTTTTTACGATAGGCTGCTCGGTCGTGTTGTCGATGATGATCCGTCGCGGCCCCGACGAGGAAATACACATAACGGAGCAGTAG
- a CDS encoding ribonuclease J gives MSKIEIIPLGGIGEFGMNCMGIRYGGEMIVVDAGMGFPEETPYGVDISIPNFDFLEEYRDDLTAIILTHGHEDHIGALPYILRKFNVPVYSSRFTLALTEKRLEEFDMLGDILTHTVKAGDRVKIGVFEVEFIHASHSLVECFSLAIHTPAGTLIHTGDYKIDDTPVIGRPYDLETLRRIGDEGVLALLCDSTNSTVPGRTPSEQAVIPAFRELFEQTEGRLFISTFSSSLHRLQIVFDVAHEYGRRVCVLGRSMQRNVEIATGIGLLKITGNTLVELSDARALDDDELCFLVTGSQGEMRAALWNLATSTYKGIQIEHGDTVVLSARIIPGNEKDISRLIGNLYKRGANIIEERRRLVHVSGHASQEDIRIMVETSRPRFVVPIHGEYRMLFRQKEFIKNHVAGYDDSNIVLIENGDLLEVDEYGARVIDKHEIHKTFIDESTLREIEYDIVRDRKRLAFGGMISLVVAVDKEGHTLSGEPQITCEGVAGLDLNNGFTAAVRSAIADAVREMRAEQIADRAAFKEHLRIHLKRMVQAQLNSKPVIMTSVIEV, from the coding sequence ATGAGCAAGATCGAGATAATCCCGCTGGGCGGCATCGGCGAGTTCGGTATGAACTGTATGGGAATTCGCTATGGCGGCGAAATGATCGTGGTCGATGCCGGAATGGGCTTTCCCGAAGAAACGCCCTACGGCGTCGATATTTCAATACCGAACTTCGATTTTTTGGAGGAATATCGTGACGACCTTACCGCGATCATTCTCACGCACGGACACGAAGACCATATAGGCGCTCTGCCGTACATACTTCGCAAATTCAATGTTCCCGTATATTCTTCGCGGTTCACGCTTGCTCTCACAGAAAAGCGGCTCGAAGAATTTGATATGCTCGGCGACATACTCACCCACACGGTCAAGGCCGGCGACCGCGTGAAGATAGGCGTATTCGAGGTCGAATTCATACACGCATCGCACTCTTTGGTCGAGTGCTTCTCGCTTGCTATACACACGCCTGCCGGAACACTTATTCATACAGGCGACTATAAGATAGACGATACGCCCGTCATCGGCCGGCCGTACGACCTCGAAACGCTGAGACGAATCGGCGACGAAGGCGTCCTTGCTCTGCTTTGTGACTCAACGAACTCGACAGTGCCGGGCCGTACTCCATCTGAGCAGGCGGTCATTCCGGCGTTCCGCGAGCTATTTGAGCAGACGGAAGGGCGCTTGTTCATTTCTACATTCTCTTCGTCGCTTCATCGCCTGCAGATCGTCTTCGACGTTGCGCATGAATACGGCCGCCGTGTCTGTGTTCTGGGCCGGTCTATGCAGCGAAATGTCGAGATTGCGACCGGTATCGGACTGCTAAAGATCACCGGCAACACGCTCGTTGAGCTTAGTGACGCTCGTGCTCTTGACGACGACGAATTGTGTTTTTTGGTTACCGGGTCGCAGGGCGAGATGCGGGCCGCGTTGTGGAACCTTGCCACCTCAACCTATAAAGGGATCCAGATCGAACATGGCGACACGGTTGTGCTTTCCGCCCGCATCATTCCCGGGAACGAAAAGGACATTTCACGCCTCATCGGCAATCTATACAAGCGCGGTGCAAATATCATTGAAGAAAGGCGGCGTTTGGTGCACGTTTCGGGCCATGCGTCACAAGAGGATATTCGTATAATGGTCGAGACTTCCCGTCCGCGCTTCGTTGTTCCGATTCATGGCGAATATCGAATGCTTTTCCGGCAAAAGGAGTTCATAAAGAATCATGTCGCCGGCTATGATGACAGCAATATCGTACTGATCGAGAACGGCGATCTGCTCGAAGTTGACGAATACGGTGCACGCGTCATTGATAAACACGAGATACACAAGACATTTATTGATGAAAGCACACTTCGCGAGATCGAATATGACATCGTCCGAGACCGTAAGCGTCTTGCCTTTGGCGGAATGATCTCGCTGGTGGTTGCCGTTGACAAAGAAGGGCACACACTGTCAGGCGAGCCGCAGATCACTTGCGAGGGCGTTGCAGGGCTTGATCTTAATAACGGTTTTACAGCGGCTGTTCGTAGTGCCATCGCCGACGCAGTGCGCGAAATGCGTGCCGAGCAGATCGCTGACCGTGCTGCCTTTAAGGAGCATCTTCGGATCCATCTAAAGCGTATGGTTCAGGCTCAACTGAATTCAAAGCCTGTTATCATGACCAGCGTGATCGAGGTGTAA
- a CDS encoding DUF4160 domain-containing protein → MPTISLFYGILIRMFFYDTDRHKVPHIHAAYQEHTAVYSIPDGEVLAGELPDKKHKLVAAWIEIHQDDLLANWELAVNGRTLFKIRGLDQ, encoded by the coding sequence ATGCCGACGATATCCCTTTTCTACGGAATACTCATCCGAATGTTCTTCTATGATACGGATCGGCACAAAGTGCCGCATATTCACGCCGCGTATCAGGAACACACGGCTGTTTATTCAATACCGGACGGCGAGGTTTTGGCCGGCGAACTTCCGGACAAGAAACATAAGCTGGTCGCAGCTTGGATCGAGATCCATCAAGATGACCTTCTCGCCAACTGGGAATTGGCTGTAAACGGAAGGACCCTATTCAAAATAAGAGGGCTTGACCAATGA
- a CDS encoding SDR family NAD(P)-dependent oxidoreductase: MALAKKGAVIALLARRRELLDDLAARCEAAGGTARVFVADVTDAETMQKAAQEFRDEFGGIDIMIANAGIGGNNEKCRSLQPDAVREVIETNLMGAVNAVHAVLPEMLRANSGHLVAISSLAGFRGLPRSAAYSASKAAMTNYFESIRLDTADKGIAVTIIRPGFIKTPLTGGRDAKMPFLMELDAAVPHFLRAIERKKAFAAFPWQLAMIVRLGRLMPAWLYDKIAGRARYRE; this comes from the coding sequence ATGGCCTTGGCTAAAAAAGGTGCGGTTATCGCTCTGCTGGCACGCCGTAGGGAATTGCTTGATGATCTTGCTGCTAGATGTGAAGCTGCGGGCGGAACCGCTCGGGTTTTTGTGGCTGATGTGACAGATGCGGAGACGATGCAAAAGGCCGCACAGGAATTTCGCGACGAGTTCGGCGGGATCGACATTATGATCGCGAACGCGGGGATCGGCGGCAATAATGAGAAATGCCGCAGCCTTCAGCCCGACGCCGTGCGCGAGGTCATCGAGACGAATCTGATGGGAGCAGTCAATGCGGTGCACGCAGTGCTGCCCGAAATGCTAAGAGCTAACAGCGGCCATCTTGTTGCAATATCGAGCCTTGCGGGCTTTCGCGGATTACCGCGCTCAGCAGCGTATTCAGCCAGCAAGGCCGCCATGACCAACTACTTCGAGAGCATCCGGCTGGACACGGCAGATAAAGGCATTGCTGTAACGATCATCCGCCCGGGCTTTATTAAAACGCCGCTTACCGGCGGCCGTGATGCAAAAATGCCCTTCCTTATGGAGCTTGATGCGGCAGTGCCGCACTTTCTCCGTGCTATCGAACGAAAAAAGGCATTTGCGGCCTTTCCTTGGCAGCTTGCGATGATCGTCCGCTTGGGAAGGCTGATGCCGGCTTGGCTTTATGACAAGATCGCCGGCCGCGCACGCTATCGTGAATAG
- the rsmA gene encoding ribosomal RNA small subunit methyltransferase A, which translates to MNAEQHRPKRSLGQNFLIDQRVVSKIVDALDVDADDHVIEIGPGRGALTERLAGSGAFVTVIELDRHLAGELKGRYKDISRFQCIEASVLDVDLSRISSAGTTKLLGNLPYNISTPILQKLASEAQPFERVIVMVQREVAARMTANAGDSERGFLTVMLEQAFTMRRLFDVAPATFRPIPKVWSAVVEMIPTRSEFASHQEFRNLVSGAFLQKRKTLVNNLKARYPDIANVLAELGIDQMTRAESLTASQWRALFARLHVGAEPNFRA; encoded by the coding sequence AACGCTGAACAACACAGGCCGAAACGCTCTCTCGGGCAAAACTTTCTGATCGATCAGCGAGTGGTCTCAAAGATCGTTGACGCACTTGATGTCGATGCGGACGATCATGTGATCGAGATCGGCCCGGGCCGCGGCGCTTTGACCGAGCGGCTGGCGGGATCGGGAGCGTTCGTAACCGTGATCGAACTCGACCGCCATCTTGCCGGTGAGCTGAAAGGCAGATACAAGGATATTTCGCGTTTTCAATGCATCGAGGCGAGCGTGCTGGATGTCGATCTTAGCCGCATCTCGTCTGCCGGCACGACAAAACTTCTCGGCAATCTGCCATACAATATTTCAACGCCGATCCTGCAAAAGCTTGCTTCTGAAGCCCAACCGTTCGAACGCGTGATCGTGATGGTTCAGCGCGAGGTTGCCGCTCGAATGACGGCGAACGCCGGCGATAGTGAACGCGGCTTTCTGACCGTGATGCTCGAACAGGCATTCACAATGCGGCGGCTGTTCGATGTTGCACCGGCGACTTTTCGTCCGATCCCGAAGGTTTGGAGCGCGGTCGTCGAGATGATCCCGACACGCTCGGAGTTTGCCTCGCACCAGGAGTTTAGAAACCTCGTGAGCGGCGCATTTCTGCAAAAGCGAAAGACGCTTGTGAATAATCTCAAAGCGCGGTATCCCGATATCGCAAATGTCCTTGCCGAACTCGGCATCGATCAAATGACCCGTGCCGAAAGCCTCACTGCGTCGCAATGGCGTGCGCTCTTTGCACGTCTGCACGTCGGCGCCGAGCCGAATTTCCGCGCATAA
- a CDS encoding DUF2442 domain-containing protein, whose translation MKIVEIIPKNDFNLYIKMDDGKSGLFDVEPYLNGEAFMPLRDRREFERIHNGGYFIEWNCGADLSVDTILARLKTNKDPKAE comes from the coding sequence ATGAAGATAGTAGAGATCATTCCTAAAAATGATTTTAATTTGTATATCAAAATGGACGACGGCAAAAGCGGCCTGTTCGACGTTGAACCTTATCTGAATGGCGAAGCTTTTATGCCGCTGCGTGACAGGCGCGAATTTGAGCGAATCCATAACGGCGGCTACTTTATTGAATGGAACTGCGGAGCAGATCTCTCAGTCGATACGATACTCGCACGATTAAAAACAAATAAAGACCCAAAAGCCGAGTAG